A window of Paracholeplasma manati genomic DNA:
GAAATCAGAGGTAGCGAAGATGGCGTCAATTTGTGGGTGATCCTCAATGATTTTAGTGATGACATCGATGCTTGGGTTCAGTAAGTCAGTATCATACGAAATGTATGGGATGTTGTTTTGAACCAACACTTGTCTAAAGCCTAAAGAACGCTCAGACACGGTGAGTAAGAATGACGGACCACGGAGTTCTAAAATGTATCTCGCCCCACCCGATATGAGTTTTTGAGCAGCGATGATCCCACCAAGGATGTTGTTAGAAGTGATGGAAGGGATATTTTCAGATAGGATGTGGTCGACAGTAACAATCGGTAAATCCGATTTAATCAATTGTTCGACATTGTGGGCGTTCGAAGCCACGATGATCCCATCGATGTTGTATTGTGAATAAATATGGATATAGTCTTTTTCACGCTTAGCGTTATCTTGGGTATTGGATAACATGATTTTATAACCCAACTTCATCGCTGCGTTTTCAATGCCTTCAATGAGTTCTGCATAGAATTGGGTATCGAAGTGCGGGACCAAAACCCCAATCAACTTGGAATGTTTGT
This region includes:
- a CDS encoding LacI family DNA-binding transcriptional regulator, which gives rise to MATIKDVAKKANVSVATVSRVINKKGYVNEETRALVENAIHQLNYIPNELARSLFNKHSKLIGVLVPHFDTQFYAELIEGIENAAMKLGYKIMLSNTQDNAKREKDYIHIYSQYNIDGIIVASNAHNVEQLIKSDLPIVTVDHILSENIPSITSNNILGGIIAAQKLISGGARYILELRGPSFLLTVSERSLGFRQVLVQNNIPYISYDTDLLNPSIDVITKIIEDHPQIDAIFATSDFLAIHAQNILQKLGRKVPEEVQIVGFDNIVYTTLVSPTITTIEQPIRRMGELALESLVKLLNEESLGDFHSVLDVKLIERESTK